A window of Amorphus orientalis contains these coding sequences:
- a CDS encoding acyl-CoA thioesterase, which translates to MSADTTLYSATFLIGFGDCDPAGIVYYPNYLRWFDSTYHGFMRSRGKTHQIFCNENGLIGTGLMDVGATFRSPGRDGDDLVISIVSAEWRDKSVRFNYRGTVGDRLLIEGYEVRGLFMRDGDRLRLAHTGPLKAYLEGDDGERPRT; encoded by the coding sequence ATGAGCGCGGATACGACGCTGTACTCAGCGACCTTCCTGATCGGGTTCGGCGACTGCGACCCGGCCGGAATCGTGTATTATCCCAATTATCTGAGGTGGTTCGATTCGACCTATCACGGCTTCATGCGCTCGCGCGGCAAAACCCATCAGATCTTCTGCAACGAGAATGGCCTGATTGGGACCGGCCTGATGGACGTCGGCGCGACATTCCGCTCGCCGGGCCGGGACGGCGATGATCTGGTGATCTCGATCGTGTCGGCGGAGTGGCGCGACAAGTCGGTCCGCTTCAACTATCGCGGCACCGTGGGCGACCGGCTCCTGATCGAGGGCTACGAGGTCAGGGGGCTGTTCATGCGCGACGGCGACCGGCTCAGGCTGGCGCACACGGGACCTCTCAAGGCCTATCTGGAAGGCGACGATGGCGAGCGACCCCGCACCTGA
- a CDS encoding benzoate-CoA ligase family protein — protein sequence MTDLSRIEIVGAGPAGLYVGILLKEAFPNAAIRLTEQNPSDATFGFGVVFSDEALDFLKADDPATHALITPEMERWRNMTLVHRGETVTIDGVGFSAIGRLELLQLLQKRAAEAGLDMRFNDRVTSLDALDADLVIGADGLNSLVRTSDPEAFGASIEHFENHFAWFGTTLPFDTLTQTFVTTNKGTLNAHHYRYAPGMSTFIVECDKATFEAYGFADMDETETARVCEEIFADTLKGHKLVTNNSIWRNFPRLWCDTWVTGNRALLGDAVHTAHYSIGSGTRLAMEDAIALVRALKSETSVADALAAYQETRQPIARKIVNAANTSALWYDHFAEHMKLAPLDFAFAYITRSGRVDMERLRRIAPGFMAAYEDYRAGHADTEAVIRDPVGTTDGDREVGYDKTAHPNCSAVLFDNLDRNPDKIAVTGPAGTLTYRALCAEAARWGNAFKAAGCQRGERIVFFVDDTPSYPAAFFGAVRAGFVPVLLNTQATPDLLRFFVADTGARIALCEAPLMAIFEDPEMRAAGLERVIIANGEGPLADGFEHAGTFLDGQPATLEAADTGPDDMAFWMYSSGSTGRPKGIVHLHHDMAYSEASYGRTVLKLEADDVCFSVPKIFFAYGFGNAFTFPFSVGATTVLLPGRPEADRILDMIETFKPTVFFGLPTLYTALARADGVRDRNLSSIRLSVSAAETLSEDVYTTWKDLTGKGPMEGLGSTELLHIYLSNTQDEHRLGSAGKRVPGYEVILRDPDGNPVGDGEEGVMWVRGHSSAPLYWNRPEQTAKTMRDDWIYTGDRFVEDGGFYFFQGRADELIKVSGQWVWPLEVERCLNEHPHVQECAVLAHQLPDRRMTLRAIVALRPGHEPGDDETTALQSFVKERLIAYKYPRIVEFVGELPKTGTGKIDRQALVRTDGDDTKK from the coding sequence GTGACCGATCTTTCGCGCATCGAGATTGTGGGCGCCGGGCCCGCCGGGCTGTATGTCGGCATCCTGCTGAAGGAAGCGTTTCCGAACGCCGCCATCCGGCTGACCGAACAGAATCCGTCCGATGCCACGTTCGGCTTCGGCGTGGTCTTTTCAGACGAAGCGCTCGATTTTCTCAAGGCCGATGATCCGGCGACCCACGCCCTGATCACCCCGGAGATGGAGCGCTGGCGGAACATGACGCTCGTCCACCGGGGCGAGACCGTGACGATCGACGGCGTCGGCTTCTCCGCGATCGGCCGGCTCGAGCTCTTACAGCTTCTCCAGAAGCGCGCAGCCGAAGCCGGTCTCGACATGCGCTTCAACGACCGCGTCACGTCGCTGGACGCTCTCGACGCCGATCTCGTTATCGGCGCGGACGGGCTGAACTCCCTGGTGCGCACCTCCGATCCGGAGGCCTTCGGCGCGAGCATCGAGCATTTCGAGAACCATTTCGCCTGGTTCGGAACGACGCTTCCCTTCGATACGCTGACCCAAACCTTCGTCACCACCAACAAGGGCACGCTGAACGCCCACCACTATCGCTACGCGCCGGGCATGAGCACGTTCATCGTGGAGTGCGACAAGGCCACGTTCGAGGCCTACGGGTTCGCCGACATGGACGAGACGGAGACGGCGCGGGTCTGCGAGGAGATCTTCGCCGACACGCTGAAGGGCCACAAGCTCGTCACCAACAACTCCATCTGGCGGAATTTCCCGCGGCTTTGGTGCGACACCTGGGTTACCGGCAACCGCGCGCTCCTGGGCGACGCCGTCCACACCGCCCACTATTCGATCGGGTCCGGCACGCGGCTGGCGATGGAGGACGCGATCGCGCTGGTGCGCGCCCTGAAGAGCGAGACCAGCGTCGCCGATGCGCTCGCGGCCTATCAGGAGACCCGGCAGCCGATCGCCCGCAAGATCGTCAATGCCGCCAACACGTCCGCGCTCTGGTACGACCATTTCGCCGAGCACATGAAGCTCGCCCCGCTCGACTTCGCATTTGCCTACATCACCCGGTCCGGCCGGGTGGACATGGAGCGGCTGCGGCGGATCGCGCCCGGCTTCATGGCGGCCTATGAGGACTACCGCGCAGGCCACGCCGACACAGAGGCCGTCATCAGAGATCCTGTCGGCACCACCGACGGCGACCGCGAGGTCGGCTACGACAAGACCGCCCATCCCAACTGCAGCGCGGTCCTGTTCGACAACCTGGACCGCAACCCCGACAAGATCGCCGTCACCGGTCCGGCCGGAACGCTCACCTACCGGGCGCTCTGCGCGGAAGCCGCGCGCTGGGGCAATGCGTTCAAGGCCGCCGGCTGCCAGCGCGGCGAGCGGATCGTCTTCTTCGTCGACGACACACCGTCCTATCCGGCCGCCTTTTTCGGCGCGGTGCGCGCAGGCTTCGTGCCGGTGCTCCTGAACACCCAGGCCACGCCCGATCTGCTGCGCTTCTTCGTGGCGGACACCGGCGCACGGATCGCGCTGTGCGAAGCGCCGCTCATGGCGATCTTCGAGGATCCGGAAATGCGGGCGGCCGGGCTGGAGCGGGTCATCATCGCCAACGGCGAAGGCCCGCTCGCAGACGGCTTCGAGCATGCCGGCACGTTCCTGGACGGCCAGCCGGCGACGCTGGAGGCGGCCGACACCGGTCCCGACGACATGGCCTTCTGGATGTACTCCTCGGGCTCGACGGGGCGGCCCAAGGGCATCGTCCATCTGCACCACGACATGGCCTATTCCGAGGCTTCCTACGGCCGCACCGTCCTCAAGCTCGAGGCCGACGACGTCTGCTTCTCGGTGCCGAAGATCTTCTTCGCCTACGGGTTCGGCAACGCCTTCACCTTCCCCTTCTCCGTCGGCGCGACCACGGTCCTGCTGCCGGGCCGGCCTGAGGCGGACCGCATCCTCGACATGATCGAGACCTTCAAGCCGACCGTCTTCTTCGGCCTGCCGACGCTCTACACCGCGCTCGCCCGCGCCGACGGCGTCCGCGACCGCAACCTGTCGTCGATCCGGCTGTCCGTCTCGGCCGCCGAGACCCTGTCGGAGGACGTCTACACCACCTGGAAGGACCTCACCGGCAAAGGGCCGATGGAGGGGCTGGGCTCCACCGAGCTTCTGCACATCTACCTGTCCAACACCCAGGACGAGCACCGGCTCGGCTCCGCCGGCAAGCGTGTGCCGGGCTACGAAGTCATCCTGCGCGATCCCGACGGCAATCCGGTCGGCGATGGCGAGGAGGGCGTGATGTGGGTGCGCGGCCATTCCTCCGCGCCGCTCTACTGGAACCGGCCGGAGCAGACCGCCAAGACGATGCGGGACGACTGGATCTACACCGGCGACCGGTTCGTGGAAGACGGCGGCTTCTATTTCTTTCAGGGCCGCGCCGACGAACTGATCAAGGTGTCCGGTCAGTGGGTCTGGCCGCTGGAGGTGGAGCGCTGCCTCAACGAGCATCCCCATGTCCAGGAATGCGCCGTTCTGGCCCACCAGCTTCCCGACCGGCGGATGACGCTGCGCGCCATCGTTGCGCTCCGCCCCGGTCACGAGCCGGGCGATGACGAGACCACGGCCCTCCAGTCCTTCGTCAAGGAGCGGCTGATCGCCTACAAATATCCGCGCATCGTGGAGTTCGTCGGCGAGCTTCCGAAGACCGGTACCGGCAAGATCGACCGCCAGGCGCTGGTGCGCACGGATGGGGACGACACAAAGAAATAA
- a CDS encoding IclR family transcriptional regulator, whose product MASDPAPDKPAEASGGIQSLDAALRVLLAMARLDGPVALSELARECDMPVSKVHRYLASFLHAGLAKQAGRSGKYDLGATAIEMGLAALHRHDFVNWISEELPALALDTGMTALLCVWGNSGATIVRWERAPSFVITSLGLGTTLPLLTSATGRAFLGYLPEAVVGGEMKRELRLLKARPSVWPELTPDLKGVRALAGQVREEGIARVDGRFIPGLVAVAAPVLDWQEQAVAVVTLIGTDPAAIEPDAPGIAALRAFAARHSLSTDPAPRPSGAPE is encoded by the coding sequence ATGGCGAGCGACCCCGCACCTGACAAACCGGCCGAGGCGTCCGGCGGAATACAGTCACTGGACGCCGCGCTCAGGGTGCTTCTCGCGATGGCGCGCCTGGACGGGCCGGTTGCGCTCTCTGAACTCGCGCGCGAGTGCGACATGCCGGTCTCCAAGGTGCACCGCTATCTCGCCTCCTTCCTCCATGCCGGTCTCGCCAAGCAGGCGGGCCGATCCGGCAAGTACGATCTCGGCGCGACGGCCATCGAGATGGGGCTGGCGGCGCTGCACCGGCACGACTTCGTCAACTGGATTTCCGAGGAACTTCCGGCGCTCGCGCTCGACACGGGCATGACGGCACTGCTCTGCGTCTGGGGCAATTCCGGGGCGACGATCGTGCGCTGGGAGCGGGCGCCGTCCTTCGTGATCACCTCGCTCGGTCTCGGCACGACCCTGCCGCTCCTGACGTCTGCCACCGGCCGGGCCTTCCTGGGCTATCTTCCCGAGGCGGTCGTCGGCGGCGAGATGAAGCGGGAGCTTCGCCTGCTCAAGGCGCGGCCGAGTGTCTGGCCGGAACTGACGCCCGATCTCAAGGGCGTGCGGGCTCTGGCGGGCCAGGTGCGAGAAGAGGGTATCGCCCGTGTCGACGGCCGCTTCATTCCGGGCCTCGTGGCGGTGGCGGCACCGGTGCTCGACTGGCAGGAGCAGGCGGTTGCGGTGGTGACGCTGATCGGCACGGATCCGGCGGCGATCGAACCGGACGCGCCCGGTATCGCCGCGCTCAGAGCGTTTGCCGCCCGCCACTCCCTGTCCACGGACCCCGCGCCAAGACCCTCGGGGGCGCCCGAGTAG
- a CDS encoding ABC transporter ATP-binding protein produces MSLLDIRDLTVTFATSQGPFTAVDSVDLSVDPGEVLSIVGESGSGKSVAMLAVMGLLPPTATVTAADMSFDGRDLRTLSSRRRREVIGRDISMIFQEPMSSLNPCFTVGFQIGEALKTHLGLGRRERKERTIELLSMVGIPEPEKRLTAFPHQLSGGMSQRVMIAMAIACQPKLLIADEPTTALDVTIQAQILDLLVDLQKDTGMALVLITHDMGVVAETAQRVVVQYAGRQVERQEVIGLFDAPHHPYTAALLDALPDRADGDRLPAIPGVVPGQGDRPDGCLFNPRCKFADERCRTVVPPRQPPEFGEALCHYPLHTGEEAA; encoded by the coding sequence ATGTCCCTTCTCGATATCCGTGATCTGACCGTCACCTTTGCCACCTCCCAGGGGCCGTTCACCGCTGTCGACAGCGTCGATCTGTCCGTCGATCCGGGCGAGGTGCTGTCGATCGTCGGGGAATCCGGATCGGGCAAGTCGGTGGCCATGCTGGCGGTCATGGGGCTTCTGCCGCCGACGGCGACGGTCACGGCCGCTGACATGTCCTTCGACGGCAGGGACCTGCGCACGCTGTCGTCCCGGCGGCGGCGCGAGGTGATCGGGCGCGACATTTCCATGATCTTCCAAGAGCCGATGTCGAGCCTCAATCCGTGCTTCACGGTCGGCTTCCAGATCGGCGAGGCGCTGAAGACCCATCTCGGTCTCGGCCGACGGGAGCGGAAGGAGCGCACCATCGAACTCCTGTCGATGGTCGGCATCCCGGAGCCGGAAAAGCGCCTGACCGCCTTTCCCCATCAGCTCTCCGGCGGCATGAGTCAGCGTGTCATGATCGCCATGGCGATTGCCTGCCAGCCGAAGCTTCTGATCGCGGACGAGCCGACCACGGCGCTCGACGTCACCATCCAGGCGCAGATCCTCGATCTGCTGGTGGACCTGCAGAAGGACACCGGCATGGCGCTGGTGCTGATCACCCACGACATGGGCGTGGTGGCGGAAACCGCCCAGCGCGTGGTCGTCCAGTATGCCGGCCGGCAGGTGGAGCGTCAGGAGGTCATCGGGCTGTTCGACGCGCCGCACCATCCCTATACCGCAGCCCTTCTCGACGCGCTGCCGGACCGGGCCGACGGCGACCGGCTGCCGGCGATCCCGGGCGTGGTGCCGGGGCAGGGCGATCGGCCCGACGGCTGCCTGTTCAATCCGCGATGCAAGTTTGCCGACGAGCGCTGCCGGACCGTGGTGCCGCCTCGCCAGCCGCCCGAGTTCGGCGAGGCGCTCTGCCACTATCCCCTTCACACCGGCGAGGAGGCGGCATGA
- a CDS encoding iron-containing alcohol dehydrogenase, translating into MTAPFTFNTVGSIVFGSGKAGEIGALAAARGFRRPLFITDPGLMGTGLIDPALSALAEAGLETAIFSEVEADPPEAIVRLGQEAARAHAADSVIGFGGGSSLDTAKLVALLATGNDTLEAAYGIGNAKGPRLPLMLVPTTAGTGSEVTPIAIVTTETSEKMGVVSPLLLPDVALLDPDLTLGLPAAVTAATGVDAMVHAIEAHASASVNNNPVSRALAREALRLMGGAIERAVANGSDADARADMLLGSMLAGQAFANSPVAAVHALAYPIGGHFHIPHGLSNALVLPHVIRFNAATAGPVYADLAPIVFPQLAEIGTQARGPAFADGLQELTIRCGLPPRLRDVGIPHDALHMMADDAMKQTRLLVNNPREVTRGDALAIYEAAW; encoded by the coding sequence ATGACGGCACCGTTCACCTTCAACACCGTCGGCTCGATCGTGTTCGGGTCCGGCAAGGCCGGGGAGATCGGGGCCCTTGCGGCGGCGCGCGGTTTCCGGCGACCGCTCTTCATCACCGATCCAGGCCTGATGGGGACCGGCCTCATCGATCCCGCCCTTTCGGCGCTTGCCGAAGCCGGTCTGGAAACGGCGATCTTCTCGGAGGTGGAAGCCGATCCGCCCGAGGCCATCGTCCGGCTCGGCCAGGAGGCGGCGCGGGCTCATGCCGCCGATTCGGTGATCGGGTTCGGCGGCGGCTCGTCCCTGGATACGGCCAAGCTGGTCGCTCTGCTGGCGACCGGAAACGATACGCTCGAGGCGGCCTACGGCATCGGCAACGCCAAGGGACCACGCCTGCCTCTGATGCTTGTTCCGACCACGGCCGGTACCGGCTCCGAAGTCACCCCGATCGCGATCGTCACCACCGAGACCAGCGAGAAGATGGGTGTGGTCTCTCCACTTCTCCTGCCGGATGTCGCCCTGCTCGATCCGGATCTGACGCTGGGGCTGCCGGCTGCCGTGACGGCGGCCACCGGCGTCGATGCGATGGTGCACGCGATCGAGGCCCATGCGTCGGCCAGCGTGAACAACAACCCGGTTTCCAGGGCGCTCGCCCGCGAAGCGCTGCGTCTCATGGGCGGTGCCATCGAGCGCGCCGTCGCAAACGGCAGCGATGCGGACGCCCGCGCCGACATGCTGCTCGGTTCGATGCTGGCCGGGCAGGCCTTCGCCAACTCTCCGGTGGCCGCGGTGCACGCGCTGGCCTACCCGATCGGCGGCCACTTTCATATTCCGCACGGGCTGTCCAACGCGCTCGTGCTGCCCCACGTGATCCGCTTCAACGCCGCCACCGCCGGCCCCGTCTATGCCGACCTCGCGCCCATCGTGTTTCCGCAGCTGGCCGAGATCGGGACCCAGGCGCGCGGACCCGCCTTCGCCGACGGACTGCAGGAACTCACCATCCGCTGCGGACTGCCGCCCCGGCTGCGGGACGTGGGCATTCCCCACGACGCACTGCACATGATGGCCGACGACGCGATGAAGCAGACACGGCTCCTGGTGAACAATCCGCGCGAAGTGACCCGCGGCGATGCGCTCGCCATCTACGAGGCCGCCTGGTAG
- a CDS encoding dipeptide ABC transporter ATP-binding protein: MNAIIEADDVALHYEVGSGMFGRRLTLKAVAGATFSVEAGKTLAVVGESGSGKSTLARMITMIEQPTSGRLVIDGHAIGEGSDGHDPATLRRTVQIVFQNPYGSLNPRQKIGTILEEPLVINTKLSADERRAKALSMLQRVGLRPEHYGRYPHMFSGGQRQRIAVARALMLDPKILVLDEPVSALDVSIQAQVLNLLADLQQEFGLTYLFISHDLSVVRFVADEVLVLYLGRPVEITTSEAVFSRPLHPYSRALLSATPVADPRRKRQNIKLTGEIPSPINPPSGCAFHPRCPYARDVCRQTRPPLFEIEGAQVACHGIAEGWIDPEGAWGESADAA; this comes from the coding sequence ATGAACGCCATCATCGAAGCCGACGACGTCGCCCTGCACTACGAGGTCGGCAGCGGGATGTTCGGCCGCCGTCTCACGCTGAAGGCGGTGGCGGGCGCCACCTTCTCGGTCGAGGCCGGCAAGACGCTTGCGGTCGTGGGCGAATCCGGGTCCGGCAAGTCGACGCTCGCGCGCATGATCACCATGATCGAACAGCCCACGTCCGGGCGGCTCGTGATCGACGGTCACGCGATCGGAGAGGGGAGCGATGGCCACGATCCTGCGACGCTGCGCCGGACCGTCCAGATCGTGTTCCAGAACCCTTACGGGTCGCTCAATCCGCGCCAGAAGATCGGCACGATCCTGGAAGAACCGCTGGTCATCAACACGAAGCTGTCGGCCGACGAGCGGCGTGCGAAGGCACTATCCATGCTTCAGCGCGTCGGCCTGCGCCCGGAACACTATGGCCGCTATCCGCACATGTTCTCTGGCGGGCAGCGCCAGCGCATCGCCGTCGCCCGCGCGCTGATGCTGGATCCGAAGATCCTCGTCCTCGACGAGCCGGTGTCGGCGCTGGACGTGTCGATCCAGGCCCAGGTTCTGAACCTTCTCGCGGATCTCCAGCAGGAGTTCGGGCTCACCTATCTGTTCATCAGCCACGATCTGTCGGTGGTGCGTTTCGTCGCCGACGAAGTGTTGGTCCTCTATCTCGGCCGGCCGGTGGAGATCACCACGTCCGAGGCGGTGTTCAGCCGGCCGCTGCATCCCTATTCGCGCGCTCTTCTGTCGGCGACCCCGGTGGCCGACCCCCGCCGCAAGCGCCAGAACATCAAGCTTACCGGCGAGATCCCGTCGCCGATCAATCCCCCGTCCGGCTGCGCCTTCCACCCGCGCTGTCCCTATGCCCGGGACGTCTGCCGGCAGACCCGGCCGCCGCTGTTCGAGATCGAGGGCGCGCAGGTCGCCTGCCACGGCATCGCGGAAGGCTGGATCGATCCGGAAGGCGCCTGGGGCGAAAGCGCCGACGCGGCCTGA
- a CDS encoding YrhK family protein — protein MPHMFVNRSRLHDLIGDDPDRKSNFRWETINAVTYELGGLVFIAGSICFFPALSAYADLGAWIFFAGSLLYLLVTGHDLVEVVTHARRRSGPPDIWDRLELVAALTYVTGTLLFVVGSIFFLSQVDLPIAGAWCFVIGSILFVAGAVINVLQIVQADDLLTLQLMNLTALTFVIGSVLFAVASIPYLWAFASDTDERMVDAFLAWQYLVGSVLFFAGGLFNYRRAYRVVAHKLGVSTAIEPRPIVPLPRRNKRRSS, from the coding sequence ATGCCGCACATGTTTGTCAACCGATCGCGTTTGCACGACCTGATCGGAGACGATCCGGACCGGAAGTCCAATTTCCGCTGGGAGACCATCAATGCGGTCACCTACGAGCTCGGCGGACTGGTCTTCATAGCCGGGTCGATCTGCTTCTTCCCGGCGCTCTCGGCCTATGCGGATCTCGGGGCCTGGATCTTTTTCGCGGGATCGCTTCTCTATCTGCTGGTCACGGGTCACGATCTGGTGGAGGTCGTGACACATGCACGCCGTCGTTCAGGCCCCCCGGATATCTGGGACCGGCTGGAGCTGGTTGCTGCCCTCACCTATGTGACCGGAACGCTGCTGTTCGTCGTCGGCAGCATCTTCTTTCTTTCCCAGGTTGATCTGCCGATCGCCGGAGCGTGGTGCTTCGTCATCGGCAGCATCCTGTTCGTTGCCGGCGCGGTGATCAACGTCCTGCAGATCGTCCAGGCGGACGACCTGCTCACCCTGCAGCTCATGAACCTCACGGCGCTGACCTTCGTCATCGGGTCCGTGCTGTTTGCCGTCGCCTCCATCCCCTATCTCTGGGCGTTCGCCAGCGACACCGACGAACGGATGGTCGATGCCTTCCTCGCCTGGCAGTATCTGGTCGGAAGCGTGCTGTTCTTCGCCGGCGGACTGTTCAACTACCGGCGCGCCTATCGCGTCGTCGCCCACAAGCTCGGCGTCTCGACGGCCATCGAGCCCAGGCCGATCGTGCCCCTTCCACGCCGCAACAAACGCAGATCATCTTGA
- a CDS encoding fumarylacetoacetate hydrolase family protein: MTHEGGNDPPTDRTGQNQGDTAMLFDIPTTPAVAVKGEQAAYPVHRVFCVGRNYAAHAAEMGHEVDREAPFYFTKAASTIVHSGATIPYPPGTENYHYEMEFVVAIGKPVFKADLAEAASAVYGYACGLDMTRRDLQLVAREKGRPWDLGKDVEQSAVISDITKAAEFGEIAKQRIWLSVNGETKQEATLDDLIWKVPELVSHLSRYYHLIPGDLIYTGTPAGVGAVKAGDKIEGGVDGLAPIALTITDPE, from the coding sequence ATGACGCATGAAGGCGGCAACGACCCGCCGACCGACCGGACCGGGCAGAACCAAGGAGACACCGCGATGCTGTTCGACATTCCGACCACCCCGGCCGTCGCCGTGAAGGGCGAGCAGGCCGCCTACCCGGTTCACCGCGTCTTCTGCGTCGGCCGCAACTACGCCGCCCACGCCGCGGAGATGGGCCACGAGGTCGACCGCGAGGCGCCGTTCTATTTCACCAAGGCCGCCTCGACGATCGTCCATTCCGGCGCGACGATCCCCTATCCGCCCGGCACCGAGAACTACCATTACGAGATGGAATTCGTGGTCGCGATCGGCAAACCGGTCTTCAAGGCCGACCTCGCCGAAGCGGCCAGCGCGGTCTACGGCTATGCCTGCGGCCTCGACATGACCCGTCGCGACCTGCAGCTCGTCGCCCGCGAAAAGGGCCGGCCGTGGGATCTCGGCAAGGACGTCGAGCAGTCCGCCGTGATCAGCGACATCACCAAGGCCGCCGAATTCGGCGAGATCGCCAAGCAGCGCATCTGGCTCTCCGTCAACGGCGAGACCAAGCAGGAAGCGACCCTCGACGACCTGATCTGGAAGGTGCCGGAGCTGGTCAGCCACCTGTCGCGCTACTATCACCTGATCCCGGGGGACCTGATCTACACCGGCACCCCGGCCGGCGTCGGCGCGGTGAAGGCCGGCGACAAGATCGAGGGCGGTGTGGACGGCCTTGCCCCGATCGCGCTCACCATCACCGACCCGGAATAG